The following are encoded in a window of Cucurbita pepo subsp. pepo cultivar mu-cu-16 chromosome LG12, ASM280686v2, whole genome shotgun sequence genomic DNA:
- the LOC111806973 gene encoding uncharacterized protein LOC111806973 produces the protein MSILNPFQLLELNLISAQDLAPVSRSMRTYAIAWVHPDRKLSTRVDTHGHNNPTWNDKFVFRVDDEFLHSDTSAVMIEIYALHWFKDIHVGTVRILVGNLFPTPPRLNQFSQQPQVGMRFVALQVRRQSGRPXPHRR, from the coding sequence ATGTCGATATTGAACCCATTTCAGCTTCTAGAGCTGAATCTAATTTCCGCTCAGGATTTGGCACCGGTGTCTCGTTCGATGCGAACCTACGCCATCGCCTGGGTTCATCCTGACCGGAAACTCTCTACCCGTGTCGACACTCACGGCCACAACAACCCAACGTGGAACGACAAGTTCGTGTTCCGCGTTGACGACGAGTTCTTACATTCCGACACATCGGCGGTGATGATTGAAATCTACGCCTTGCATTGGTTTAAAGACATTCATGTTGGGACTGTTCGGATTCTTGTTGGGAATCTCTTCCCTACTCCGCCGCGATTAAACCAGTTTAGTCAGCAGCCGCAAGTCGGGATGCGGTTTGTTGCTTTACAGGTCCGGCGGCAGTCCGGGAGGCCGNATCCACATCGGAGATGA
- the LOC111807325 gene encoding mitochondrial import receptor subunit TOM9-2-like, with protein sequence MASRGNKRPSITDGDENLGVLSRVSRSVSDSQIVRRAKSTASDAAFVTQKLLRSTGKAAWIAGTTFLILVVPLIIEMDREQQFNELEMQQASLLGTPATAAPK encoded by the coding sequence ATGGCGTCTCGGGGTAATAAGCGGCCTTCTATTACCGATGGCGATGAGAATTTAGGCGTTCTATCTAGGGTTTCTCGCTCCGTCTCTGATTCCCAAATCGTCCGGCGGGCGAAGAGCACAGCTTCCGACGCTGCCTTCGTTACCCAAAAACTCCTCCGTAGTACTGGTAAAGCTGCGTGGATTGCAGGGACGACTTTTCTCATTTTGGTGGTGCCGCTCATCATTGAGATGGATCGCGAGCAGCAGTTCAATGAGCTCGAGATGCAGCAGGCGAGTCTACTTGGTACTCCGGCCACTG